One stretch of Danio rerio strain Tuebingen ecotype United States chromosome 6, GRCz12tu, whole genome shotgun sequence DNA includes these proteins:
- the cfap100 gene encoding cilia- and flagella-associated protein 100 isoform X2 translates to MRHKEKNRMKLQEHQSKQALPVNEKMTFAGRTRTRQTKLKSELKEGESKMPDIHTHQQLQMTPALRACIKDPNTDRGSMHEYIAKKRELFLLEYSLEVKRGEIQLLEQMAAEEEEKLSRAEKFLEDDTILFEEFLKENDKNSVEAIKVAEQETKVKLEKVAEIKKITSKMVAIRSDISKYEDILKEYKNYKEFLLMLSPQEWQEEQRSKSKHSTRPTNKESDGKQTEKIKKSREKKTVPPDSKRGERQTARGFSSSQEARTSSRQSVKSSPQSNKIFAPGTDSSDCEEDPQIYFKDPQELLNLMTELEEQNLSLIQNTRETEEALEEFRQNAEVIHKNMETESKQLKAQIDIMTETIQRERERTAELELKAKHFSFGQCKPEDQDKTFDTLSRKVEEVYHCCVGETEANLSTLQMLMAIEEKLGELLENAEKIPKDQMSTAERAKEKERRMRLRDEKAYLQRKQQEERQKKALERSRLDVKKPSVKKLMPRSQPPVRKLHSNKNNETTDRENEEFLYFFS, encoded by the exons ATGAGGCACAAAGAAAAGAATCGAATGAAACTG CAGGAGCACCAAAGTAAGCAGGCTTTACCTGTCAATGAGAAGATGACATTTGCAGGCAGAACAAGAACAAGACAAACCAAACTGAAGAGTGAACTGAAAGAAGGGGAAAGTAAAATGCCAGACATACACACTCACCAACAGCTCCAGATGACACCTGCATTGAGGGCATGTATAAAAG ACCCAAATACTGATAGAGGAAGTATGCACGAATATATCGCTAAAAAACGTGAGCTGTTCTTACTGGAG tactctctggaaGTAAAGAGAGGAGAGATTCAACTGCTAGAGCAAATGGCTGCAGAAGAAGAGGAAAAATTGTCAAGAGCTGAAAAGTTCTTGGAAGACGACACCATCTTGTTTGAAGAATTTCTGAAGGAAAATGACAAGAATTCAGTGGAGGCTATCAAAGT TGCTGAACAGGAGACCAAAGTAAAGCTGGAGAAAGTTGCTGAAATCAAGAAAATTACTTCCAAAATGGTGGCAATCAGGAG TGACATCTCTAAATATGAGGACATCCTGAAGGAGTATAAAAATTATAAAGAGTTTCTGCTTATGCTGTCACCCCAAGAGTGGCAGGAGGAACAGAGATCCAAGAGCAAACACTCAACTCGCCCCACAAATAAAGAGAGTGATGGAAAACAGACAGAGAAAATCAAGAAGAGCAGAGAGAAAAAGACGGTTCCTCCAGACAGCAAGC GTGGAGAAAGACAAACGGCTCGTGGTTTTTCATCCTCTCAGGAGGCCAGGACTTCATCTAGGCAAAGTGTGAAGTCCAGCCCTCAGAGCAACAAAAT ATTTGCACCTGGGACTGACAGCTCAGATTGTGAG GAAGATCCACAGATATATTTCAAAGACCCCCAGGAACTATTAAACCTGATGACTGAGCTGGAAGAGCAGAACCTTTCCCTCATCCAGAACACCAGAGAGACAGAAGAAGCATTGGAGGAGTTCAGACAGAATGCTGAAGTGATTCACAAGAACAT GGAGACTGAGTCAAAGCAgctaaaagcacagattgatatCATGACTGAGACCATTCAAAGAGAGAGGGAGCGAACAGCCGAGCTAGAACTGAAAGCCAAACACTTTAGCTTTGGACAATGCAAACCTGAGGACCAG GACAAAACGTTTGACACACTGAGCCGCAAGGTGGAGGAGGTATATCATTGCTGTGTTGGGGAGACAGAAGCAAACCTGAGCACTCTACAGATGCTGATGGCCATTGAAGAAAAACTAGGAGAGCTTCTGGAAAATGCTGAAAAGATTCCAAAAGACCAAATGAGCACAGCTGAACGCGccaaagagaaagaaagaagaatGAG ACTGCGTGACGAGAAGGCATATTTGCAGAGGAAACAGCAGGAGGAAAGACAGAAAAAAGCCTTGGAAAGATCTCGGCTTGATGTCAAGAAACCA TCTGTCAAGAAGTTGATGCCACGCTCTCAACCTCCTGTTCGCAAACTTCACTCAAACAAGAACAACGAAACTACAGACCGGGAGAATGAAGAGTTCCTATATTTCTTTAgttaa
- the cfap100 gene encoding cilia- and flagella-associated protein 100 (The RefSeq protein has 11 substitutions, 1 non-frameshifting indel compared to this genomic sequence), producing the protein MSSSELAAHKSSDVNPFKIPELDNLFQMRHKKKNRRKLQEHQSKQALPVNEKMTFAGRTRTRQTKLKSELKEGESKMPHIHTHQQLQMTPALRACIKDPNTDRGSMHEYIAKKRELFLLEYSLEVKRGEIQLLEQMAAEEEEKLSRAEKFLEDDTILFEEFLKENDKNSVEAIKVAEQETKVKLEKVAEIKKITSKMVAIRSDISKYEDILKEYKNYKEFLLMLSPQEWQEEQKSKSKHSTHSINKESDGKQTEKIKKSREKKTVPPDSKRGERQTARGFSSSQEARTSSRQSVKSSPQSNKIYAPGTDSSDCEEDPQIYFKDLQELLNLMTELEEQNLSLIQNTRETEEALEEFRQNAEVIHKNMETESKQLKAQIDIMTETIQRERERTAELELKAKHFSFGQCKPEDQDKTFDTLSRKVEEVYHCCVGETEANLSTLQMLMAIEEKLGELLENAEKIPKDQMSTAERAKEKERRMRLRDEKAYLQRKQQEERQKKALERSRLDVKKPSVKKLMPRSQPPVRKLHSNKNNETTDRENEEILHFFS; encoded by the exons ATGTCCTCATCTGAATTAGCAGCACACA aAAGCAGTGATGATGTGAATCCTTTCAAAATTCCTGAGCTCGACAATCTTTTCCAAATGAGGCACAAAGAAAAGAATCGAATGAAACTG CAGGAGCACCAAAGTAAGCAGGCTTTACCTGTCAATGAGAAGATGACATTTGCAGGCAGAACAAGAACAAGACAAACCAAACTGAAGAGTGAACTGAAAGAAGGGGAAAGTAAAATGCCAGACATACACACTCACCAACAGCTCCAGATGACACCTGCATTGAGGGCATGTATAAAAG ACCCAAATACTGATAGAGGAAGTATGCACGAATATATCGCTAAAAAACGTGAGCTGTTCTTACTGGAG tactctctggaaGTAAAGAGAGGAGAGATTCAACTGCTAGAGCAAATGGCTGCAGAAGAAGAGGAAAAATTGTCAAGAGCTGAAAAGTTCTTGGAAGACGACACCATCTTGTTTGAAGAATTTCTGAAGGAAAATGACAAGAATTCAGTGGAGGCTATCAAAGT TGCTGAACAGGAGACCAAAGTAAAGCTGGAGAAAGTTGCTGAAATCAAGAAAATTACTTCCAAAATGGTGGCAATCAGGAG TGACATCTCTAAATATGAGGACATCCTGAAGGAGTATAAAAATTATAAAGAGTTTCTGCTTATGCTGTCACCCCAAGAGTGGCAGGAGGAACAGAGATCCAAGAGCAAACACTCAACTCGCCCCACAAATAAAGAGAGTGATGGAAAACAGACAGAGAAAATCAAGAAGAGCAGAGAGAAAAAGACGGTTCCTCCAGACAGCAAGC GTGGAGAAAGACAAACGGCTCGTGGTTTTTCATCCTCTCAGGAGGCCAGGACTTCATCTAGGCAAAGTGTGAAGTCCAGCCCTCAGAGCAACAAAAT ATTTGCACCTGGGACTGACAGCTCAGATTGTGAG GAAGATCCACAGATATATTTCAAAGACCCCCAGGAACTATTAAACCTGATGACTGAGCTGGAAGAGCAGAACCTTTCCCTCATCCAGAACACCAGAGAGACAGAAGAAGCATTGGAGGAGTTCAGACAGAATGCTGAAGTGATTCACAAGAACAT GGAGACTGAGTCAAAGCAgctaaaagcacagattgatatCATGACTGAGACCATTCAAAGAGAGAGGGAGCGAACAGCCGAGCTAGAACTGAAAGCCAAACACTTTAGCTTTGGACAATGCAAACCTGAGGACCAG GACAAAACGTTTGACACACTGAGCCGCAAGGTGGAGGAGGTATATCATTGCTGTGTTGGGGAGACAGAAGCAAACCTGAGCACTCTACAGATGCTGATGGCCATTGAAGAAAAACTAGGAGAGCTTCTGGAAAATGCTGAAAAGATTCCAAAAGACCAAATGAGCACAGCTGAACGCGccaaagagaaagaaagaagaatGAG ACTGCGTGACGAGAAGGCATATTTGCAGAGGAAACAGCAGGAGGAAAGACAGAAAAAAGCCTTGGAAAGATCTCGGCTTGATGTCAAGAAACCA TCTGTCAAGAAGTTGATGCCACGCTCTCAACCTCCTGTTCGCAAACTTCACTCAAACAAGAACAACGAAACTACAGACCGGGAGAATGAAGAGTTCCTATATTTCTTTAgttaa
- the cfap100 gene encoding cilia- and flagella-associated protein 100 isoform X1, whose translation MSSSELAAHKSSDDVNPFKIPELDNLFQMRHKEKNRMKLEHQSKQALPVNEKMTFAGRTRTRQTKLKSELKEGESKMPDIHTHQQLQMTPALRACIKDPNTDRGSMHEYIAKKRELFLLEYSLEVKRGEIQLLEQMAAEEEEKLSRAEKFLEDDTILFEEFLKENDKNSVEAIKVAEQETKVKLEKVAEIKKITSKMVAIRSDISKYEDILKEYKNYKEFLLMLSPQEWQEEQRSKSKHSTRPTNKESDGKQTEKIKKSREKKTVPPDSKRGERQTARGFSSSQEARTSSRQSVKSSPQSNKIFAPGTDSSDCEEDPQIYFKDPQELLNLMTELEEQNLSLIQNTRETEEALEEFRQNAEVIHKNMETESKQLKAQIDIMTETIQRERERTAELELKAKHFSFGQCKPEDQDKTFDTLSRKVEEVYHCCVGETEANLSTLQMLMAIEEKLGELLENAEKIPKDQMSTAERAKEKERRMRLRDEKAYLQRKQQEERQKKALERSRLDVKKPSVKKLMPRSQPPVRKLHSNKNNETTDRENEEFLYFFS comes from the exons ATGTCCTCATCTGAATTAGCAGCACACA aAAGCAGTGATGATGTGAATCCTTTCAAAATTCCTGAGCTCGACAATCTTTTCCAAATGAGGCACAAAGAAAAGAATCGAATGAAACTG GAGCACCAAAGTAAGCAGGCTTTACCTGTCAATGAGAAGATGACATTTGCAGGCAGAACAAGAACAAGACAAACCAAACTGAAGAGTGAACTGAAAGAAGGGGAAAGTAAAATGCCAGACATACACACTCACCAACAGCTCCAGATGACACCTGCATTGAGGGCATGTATAAAAG ACCCAAATACTGATAGAGGAAGTATGCACGAATATATCGCTAAAAAACGTGAGCTGTTCTTACTGGAG tactctctggaaGTAAAGAGAGGAGAGATTCAACTGCTAGAGCAAATGGCTGCAGAAGAAGAGGAAAAATTGTCAAGAGCTGAAAAGTTCTTGGAAGACGACACCATCTTGTTTGAAGAATTTCTGAAGGAAAATGACAAGAATTCAGTGGAGGCTATCAAAGT TGCTGAACAGGAGACCAAAGTAAAGCTGGAGAAAGTTGCTGAAATCAAGAAAATTACTTCCAAAATGGTGGCAATCAGGAG TGACATCTCTAAATATGAGGACATCCTGAAGGAGTATAAAAATTATAAAGAGTTTCTGCTTATGCTGTCACCCCAAGAGTGGCAGGAGGAACAGAGATCCAAGAGCAAACACTCAACTCGCCCCACAAATAAAGAGAGTGATGGAAAACAGACAGAGAAAATCAAGAAGAGCAGAGAGAAAAAGACGGTTCCTCCAGACAGCAAGC GTGGAGAAAGACAAACGGCTCGTGGTTTTTCATCCTCTCAGGAGGCCAGGACTTCATCTAGGCAAAGTGTGAAGTCCAGCCCTCAGAGCAACAAAAT ATTTGCACCTGGGACTGACAGCTCAGATTGTGAG GAAGATCCACAGATATATTTCAAAGACCCCCAGGAACTATTAAACCTGATGACTGAGCTGGAAGAGCAGAACCTTTCCCTCATCCAGAACACCAGAGAGACAGAAGAAGCATTGGAGGAGTTCAGACAGAATGCTGAAGTGATTCACAAGAACAT GGAGACTGAGTCAAAGCAgctaaaagcacagattgatatCATGACTGAGACCATTCAAAGAGAGAGGGAGCGAACAGCCGAGCTAGAACTGAAAGCCAAACACTTTAGCTTTGGACAATGCAAACCTGAGGACCAG GACAAAACGTTTGACACACTGAGCCGCAAGGTGGAGGAGGTATATCATTGCTGTGTTGGGGAGACAGAAGCAAACCTGAGCACTCTACAGATGCTGATGGCCATTGAAGAAAAACTAGGAGAGCTTCTGGAAAATGCTGAAAAGATTCCAAAAGACCAAATGAGCACAGCTGAACGCGccaaagagaaagaaagaagaatGAG ACTGCGTGACGAGAAGGCATATTTGCAGAGGAAACAGCAGGAGGAAAGACAGAAAAAAGCCTTGGAAAGATCTCGGCTTGATGTCAAGAAACCA TCTGTCAAGAAGTTGATGCCACGCTCTCAACCTCCTGTTCGCAAACTTCACTCAAACAAGAACAACGAAACTACAGACCGGGAGAATGAAGAGTTCCTATATTTCTTTAgttaa
- the cfap100 gene encoding cilia- and flagella-associated protein 100 isoform X3, protein MRHKEKNRMKLEHQSKQALPVNEKMTFAGRTRTRQTKLKSELKEGESKMPDIHTHQQLQMTPALRACIKDPNTDRGSMHEYIAKKRELFLLEYSLEVKRGEIQLLEQMAAEEEEKLSRAEKFLEDDTILFEEFLKENDKNSVEAIKVAEQETKVKLEKVAEIKKITSKMVAIRSDISKYEDILKEYKNYKEFLLMLSPQEWQEEQRSKSKHSTRPTNKESDGKQTEKIKKSREKKTVPPDSKRGERQTARGFSSSQEARTSSRQSVKSSPQSNKIFAPGTDSSDCEEDPQIYFKDPQELLNLMTELEEQNLSLIQNTRETEEALEEFRQNAEVIHKNMETESKQLKAQIDIMTETIQRERERTAELELKAKHFSFGQCKPEDQDKTFDTLSRKVEEVYHCCVGETEANLSTLQMLMAIEEKLGELLENAEKIPKDQMSTAERAKEKERRMRLRDEKAYLQRKQQEERQKKALERSRLDVKKPSVKKLMPRSQPPVRKLHSNKNNETTDRENEEFLYFFS, encoded by the exons ATGAGGCACAAAGAAAAGAATCGAATGAAACTG GAGCACCAAAGTAAGCAGGCTTTACCTGTCAATGAGAAGATGACATTTGCAGGCAGAACAAGAACAAGACAAACCAAACTGAAGAGTGAACTGAAAGAAGGGGAAAGTAAAATGCCAGACATACACACTCACCAACAGCTCCAGATGACACCTGCATTGAGGGCATGTATAAAAG ACCCAAATACTGATAGAGGAAGTATGCACGAATATATCGCTAAAAAACGTGAGCTGTTCTTACTGGAG tactctctggaaGTAAAGAGAGGAGAGATTCAACTGCTAGAGCAAATGGCTGCAGAAGAAGAGGAAAAATTGTCAAGAGCTGAAAAGTTCTTGGAAGACGACACCATCTTGTTTGAAGAATTTCTGAAGGAAAATGACAAGAATTCAGTGGAGGCTATCAAAGT TGCTGAACAGGAGACCAAAGTAAAGCTGGAGAAAGTTGCTGAAATCAAGAAAATTACTTCCAAAATGGTGGCAATCAGGAG TGACATCTCTAAATATGAGGACATCCTGAAGGAGTATAAAAATTATAAAGAGTTTCTGCTTATGCTGTCACCCCAAGAGTGGCAGGAGGAACAGAGATCCAAGAGCAAACACTCAACTCGCCCCACAAATAAAGAGAGTGATGGAAAACAGACAGAGAAAATCAAGAAGAGCAGAGAGAAAAAGACGGTTCCTCCAGACAGCAAGC GTGGAGAAAGACAAACGGCTCGTGGTTTTTCATCCTCTCAGGAGGCCAGGACTTCATCTAGGCAAAGTGTGAAGTCCAGCCCTCAGAGCAACAAAAT ATTTGCACCTGGGACTGACAGCTCAGATTGTGAG GAAGATCCACAGATATATTTCAAAGACCCCCAGGAACTATTAAACCTGATGACTGAGCTGGAAGAGCAGAACCTTTCCCTCATCCAGAACACCAGAGAGACAGAAGAAGCATTGGAGGAGTTCAGACAGAATGCTGAAGTGATTCACAAGAACAT GGAGACTGAGTCAAAGCAgctaaaagcacagattgatatCATGACTGAGACCATTCAAAGAGAGAGGGAGCGAACAGCCGAGCTAGAACTGAAAGCCAAACACTTTAGCTTTGGACAATGCAAACCTGAGGACCAG GACAAAACGTTTGACACACTGAGCCGCAAGGTGGAGGAGGTATATCATTGCTGTGTTGGGGAGACAGAAGCAAACCTGAGCACTCTACAGATGCTGATGGCCATTGAAGAAAAACTAGGAGAGCTTCTGGAAAATGCTGAAAAGATTCCAAAAGACCAAATGAGCACAGCTGAACGCGccaaagagaaagaaagaagaatGAG ACTGCGTGACGAGAAGGCATATTTGCAGAGGAAACAGCAGGAGGAAAGACAGAAAAAAGCCTTGGAAAGATCTCGGCTTGATGTCAAGAAACCA TCTGTCAAGAAGTTGATGCCACGCTCTCAACCTCCTGTTCGCAAACTTCACTCAAACAAGAACAACGAAACTACAGACCGGGAGAATGAAGAGTTCCTATATTTCTTTAgttaa